One window of the Candidatus Eisenbacteria bacterium genome contains the following:
- a CDS encoding zinc-dependent alcohol dehydrogenase family protein, whose protein sequence is MRAAVFEGVRKPLVVREMPDPTCAPDGAIIRVEANGICRTDWHLWTGDWSWVGIQLPTPHVFGHEFCGVVEEVGANVRNWKKGDRVLVPFSQGEGTCEWCRTGHHNVCDTPLVPGVAYWGGFGRLVGLPYADVNLVRLPDAVDFVSAASMGCRYMTAFHGVVDQACVRPGEWVAVHGCGGVGLSAVQIASAMGARVIAVDVSEEKLAAARGEGAAHTINASKDEPIGAIMGLTNGGAHVSIDALGVAATCRNSVMCVRKRGRHVQIGLTSSAEKGEISLPIDIIVLKEVQILGSMGMQASHFGGMLQMVEAGRLNPGKLVHRKIKLEEASGVLESMDKFGTLGVTVIAQY, encoded by the coding sequence ATGCGCGCAGCCGTCTTCGAAGGAGTCCGCAAGCCCCTCGTCGTCCGCGAGATGCCCGATCCGACCTGCGCGCCCGACGGCGCCATCATCCGCGTCGAGGCGAACGGCATCTGTCGCACCGACTGGCACCTGTGGACGGGCGACTGGAGCTGGGTCGGCATCCAGCTTCCGACTCCGCACGTCTTCGGCCACGAGTTCTGTGGCGTGGTCGAGGAAGTCGGCGCGAACGTGCGCAACTGGAAGAAGGGCGACCGCGTCCTCGTGCCGTTCAGCCAGGGCGAGGGCACCTGCGAGTGGTGCCGCACCGGCCACCACAACGTGTGCGACACGCCGCTCGTGCCGGGCGTCGCATACTGGGGCGGCTTCGGGCGGCTCGTCGGCCTGCCCTACGCCGACGTCAACCTCGTGCGCCTGCCGGACGCCGTCGACTTCGTCTCGGCCGCCAGCATGGGCTGCCGCTACATGACGGCGTTCCACGGCGTCGTCGATCAGGCCTGCGTGCGGCCCGGCGAGTGGGTTGCCGTCCACGGCTGTGGCGGCGTCGGGCTCTCGGCGGTGCAGATCGCTTCCGCCATGGGGGCGCGCGTCATCGCCGTCGACGTGTCGGAGGAGAAGCTCGCCGCCGCCCGCGGCGAAGGCGCCGCGCACACGATCAACGCGTCGAAGGACGAGCCCATCGGTGCCATCATGGGCCTCACGAACGGCGGCGCGCACGTCTCGATCGACGCCCTCGGCGTGGCGGCGACCTGCCGCAACTCCGTCATGTGCGTCCGCAAACGCGGTCGCCACGTCCAGATCGGTCTCACCTCGAGTGCCGAGAAGGGCGAGATCTCGCTCCCGATCGACATCATCGTCCTGAAAGAGGTGCAGATCCTCGGCTCGATGGGCATGCAAGCCTCGCACTTCGGCGGCATGCTGCAGATGGTCGAAGCCGGCCGTCTCAACCCCGGCAAGCTCGTCCACCGCAAGATCAAGCTCGAGGAAGCGAGCGGCGTGCTCGAGTCGATGGACAAGTTCGGCACGCTCGGCGTCACGGTCATCGCCCAATATTAG
- a CDS encoding adenylate/guanylate cyclase domain-containing protein, giving the protein MMSVSYDAAGGEATLRCSRASRIGAFMDVAPYEAAGLYDPKAANASERQELLEWLAARGITIEQMVHAQRETSLTGLAADLALRPGRRFTADEVAARAGVPVEQVLGLSLAAGLNVARDEAVYSEGDVQMFAGFAVGRTLFGETATRRFTHTIGSALGRVAEAAVTLYQVNVEGPIRAAGGTELEFAQQNLRAIEALQVVERIIHVLFRAHVESAIRRLRLARPRKSADTALLAVGFVDMVGFTTLSHRISTQELGEVVERFEETAHDVVTALDGRLVKVIGDEVMFVVRDPAAACDIALTLVERFKGDPAVTPRGGVAVGELLVRSGDYYGPIVNLASRVAQLAVPNEMLVTAEVAAAASGSRLRFEPAGKRMLKGLDEPVTLLAVERA; this is encoded by the coding sequence ATGATGAGCGTGTCCTACGACGCGGCCGGCGGCGAGGCAACCTTGCGTTGCTCCCGTGCGAGTCGTATCGGCGCGTTCATGGACGTCGCTCCCTACGAAGCCGCCGGCCTGTACGATCCCAAGGCCGCCAACGCGAGCGAGCGCCAGGAGCTCCTCGAGTGGCTCGCCGCGCGCGGCATCACGATCGAGCAGATGGTCCACGCGCAGCGCGAGACCTCGCTCACCGGCCTCGCCGCCGACCTCGCCCTGCGTCCGGGCCGTCGCTTCACGGCGGACGAGGTCGCAGCGCGTGCCGGTGTGCCGGTCGAGCAGGTGCTCGGGTTGAGCCTCGCCGCCGGTCTCAACGTCGCGCGCGACGAAGCCGTGTACTCCGAGGGCGACGTGCAGATGTTCGCGGGGTTCGCGGTGGGGCGGACGCTGTTCGGCGAGACGGCGACGCGGCGGTTCACGCACACGATCGGGTCGGCCCTGGGCCGCGTGGCCGAGGCGGCGGTCACGCTGTACCAGGTGAACGTCGAGGGCCCGATCCGGGCCGCGGGAGGCACCGAGCTCGAGTTCGCGCAGCAGAACCTCCGCGCGATCGAAGCGCTGCAGGTCGTCGAGCGCATCATCCACGTCCTCTTCCGCGCCCACGTCGAGTCGGCGATTCGGCGCCTGCGTCTGGCGCGTCCGCGCAAGTCGGCCGACACGGCGCTCCTCGCCGTCGGCTTCGTCGACATGGTCGGGTTCACGACGCTCTCGCACCGCATCTCGACCCAGGAGCTGGGGGAGGTGGTCGAGCGCTTCGAGGAGACCGCCCACGACGTGGTGACGGCGCTCGACGGCCGCCTCGTGAAGGTCATCGGGGACGAGGTCATGTTCGTCGTGCGCGATCCGGCCGCAGCCTGCGACATCGCCCTCACGCTCGTCGAGCGATTCAAGGGCGACCCCGCCGTCACGCCGCGCGGCGGCGTCGCCGTCGGCGAGCTGCTCGTCCGCAGCGGCGACTACTACGGCCCGATCGTGAACCTCGCCTCCCGCGTCGCGCAGCTCGCGGTGCCGAACGAGATGCTCGTGACGGCCGAGGTCGCGGCCGCGGCGAGCGGGAGTCGTCTCCGGTTCGAACCCGCCGGGAAGCGCATGCTGAAAGGGCTCGACGAGCCGGTGACGCTGCTCGCCGTCGAGCGGGCGTGA
- a CDS encoding LL-diaminopimelate aminotransferase, whose protein sequence is MSDPYFQRLFAERIGGAGYGKGTDIYKFEKIKRAKRQALAEHPERTLIDFGIGENDGMAPENVRRVMVEEISKPENRGYADNGIPAFKEAVARYMQRFFGVTVDPATEVNHCIGSKPALAMVPACFINPGDVTLMTVPGYPVAGTHTKYYGGEVHRLPLLRENQFFPDLDGIPADVRRRAKLLVLNYPNSPTGRVATVDFYRKVVDFARKNDVVVVQDAAHTCLTFEGAPLSFLAVPGAREVGIEIHSLSKGFDMIGWRIGWFCGHPRLVQALADVKDNSDSGQFIAIQKAAIAALDDPSIPVRTKTKYERRLRKLVAMLGRCGFTCEMPGGSYFLYTPSPKGTAGGLRFEDAEAASQFLIREHSIVVVPWDDAGPHLRFSVTYEAADERAEDALMAAAEERLKQIRPVF, encoded by the coding sequence ATGAGCGATCCCTATTTCCAGCGCCTGTTCGCCGAACGCATCGGCGGCGCGGGCTACGGCAAGGGCACCGACATCTACAAGTTCGAGAAGATCAAGCGCGCGAAGCGGCAGGCCCTGGCCGAGCATCCGGAGCGGACGCTCATCGACTTCGGGATCGGCGAGAACGACGGCATGGCGCCGGAGAACGTGCGCCGCGTGATGGTCGAGGAGATCTCCAAGCCCGAGAACCGCGGCTACGCCGACAACGGCATCCCCGCCTTCAAGGAGGCCGTCGCGCGCTACATGCAGCGCTTCTTCGGCGTGACCGTCGATCCGGCGACCGAGGTGAACCACTGCATCGGCTCGAAGCCGGCGCTCGCGATGGTTCCCGCCTGTTTCATCAACCCCGGCGACGTGACGCTCATGACCGTGCCCGGCTATCCGGTCGCCGGCACGCACACGAAGTACTACGGCGGCGAGGTTCATCGCCTGCCGCTCCTGCGGGAGAACCAGTTCTTCCCCGACCTCGACGGCATTCCCGCCGACGTCCGCCGGCGCGCCAAGCTGCTCGTCCTGAACTACCCGAACAGCCCGACGGGCCGCGTCGCGACGGTCGACTTCTACCGCAAGGTGGTCGACTTCGCGCGCAAGAACGACGTCGTCGTCGTGCAGGATGCGGCACACACCTGCCTCACCTTCGAGGGCGCGCCCCTCTCGTTCCTGGCGGTGCCCGGCGCCAGGGAGGTCGGGATCGAGATCCACTCGCTTTCCAAGGGCTTCGACATGATCGGCTGGCGCATCGGCTGGTTCTGCGGCCACCCGCGCCTCGTCCAGGCGCTCGCCGACGTGAAGGACAACAGCGACTCCGGACAGTTCATCGCCATCCAGAAGGCGGCGATCGCGGCGCTCGACGACCCGTCGATTCCCGTCCGCACGAAGACGAAGTACGAGCGGCGGCTCCGCAAGCTCGTCGCGATGCTCGGGCGCTGCGGCTTCACTTGCGAGATGCCCGGCGGCTCCTACTTCCTGTACACCCCGTCGCCGAAGGGCACCGCCGGCGGCCTGCGCTTCGAGGACGCCGAGGCGGCGAGCCAGTTCCTCATCCGCGAGCATTCGATCGTCGTGGTGCCCTGGGACGACGCGGGACCGCACCTGCGCTTCTCGGTCACCTACGAAGCGGCGGACGAGCGGGCGGAGGACGCGCTCATGGCCGCGGCCGAGGAGCGCTTGAAGCAGATCCGCCCGGTCTTCTGA
- a CDS encoding methyltransferase domain-containing protein, which produces MDSRHLVREQFGRSARAYATSDVHARGDSLTILLEFLAPAATWQALDVATGAGHTACAIAPHVAHVVATDITPEMLAETARLARERELANVDTRLADAEALPFADASFDLVTCRLAFHHFPHPATAMREFARVLRPQGTLGFADNIAVEDPAGARAYNDYERLRDPSHHEVLPFSRLVALVESAGLHVEATRTFAKEFEFGPWADRMHVGDADKAHLLQMLRDLPASARPLLAPRFADDGTAWFSLWETALVARRLE; this is translated from the coding sequence ATGGACTCGCGACACCTCGTGCGCGAGCAGTTCGGGCGGTCGGCGCGCGCCTACGCGACGAGCGACGTGCACGCGCGCGGCGACAGCCTCACGATCCTCCTCGAGTTCCTCGCGCCGGCCGCCACCTGGCAGGCGCTCGACGTCGCGACCGGCGCCGGGCACACCGCTTGCGCGATCGCGCCGCACGTCGCGCACGTGGTCGCGACCGACATCACCCCGGAGATGCTCGCCGAGACGGCGCGCCTCGCGCGCGAGCGCGAGCTCGCGAACGTCGACACGCGCCTGGCCGACGCCGAAGCCCTGCCCTTCGCGGACGCCAGCTTCGACCTCGTCACATGCCGGCTCGCCTTCCACCACTTCCCCCATCCCGCGACGGCGATGCGGGAGTTCGCCCGGGTGCTGCGGCCGCAGGGCACGCTCGGGTTCGCCGACAACATCGCGGTCGAAGATCCCGCCGGTGCGCGGGCCTACAACGACTACGAGCGGCTGCGCGATCCGTCGCACCACGAGGTGTTGCCGTTCTCGCGCCTGGTCGCGCTCGTCGAGTCCGCGGGCCTGCACGTCGAAGCCACGCGCACCTTCGCGAAGGAGTTCGAGTTCGGGCCGTGGGCCGACCGCATGCACGTCGGCGACGCGGACAAGGCGCACCTGCTCCAGATGCTGCGCGACCTGCCGGCGTCGGCGCGGCCGCTCCTGGCGCCGCGCTTCGCGGACGACGGCACGGCCTGGTTCTCGCTGTGGGAGACGGCGCTGGTCGCGCGGCGTCTCGAGTGA
- a CDS encoding response regulator, whose product MRAIIIDDSRAMRAVLGRILAELGFEVFEADNGREALERLHEIGCTDLALVDWNMPEMNGFEFVQAVRAEREFDALRLVMVTTETEMTRVVKALGAGVDAYIMKPFAKAAVVEQLKQIGLLSAA is encoded by the coding sequence ATGCGAGCGATCATCATCGACGATTCCAGGGCCATGCGTGCGGTCCTCGGACGCATTCTCGCCGAGCTCGGCTTCGAGGTGTTCGAGGCCGACAACGGTCGCGAGGCCCTCGAGCGCCTGCACGAGATCGGCTGCACCGACCTGGCGCTCGTCGACTGGAACATGCCAGAGATGAACGGGTTCGAGTTCGTGCAGGCCGTGCGCGCCGAGCGCGAGTTCGACGCGCTGCGCCTCGTCATGGTGACGACCGAGACCGAGATGACGCGCGTCGTGAAGGCGCTCGGCGCCGGCGTCGACGCCTACATCATGAAGCCGTTCGCGAAGGCGGCGGTCGTCGAGCAGCTGAAGCAGATCGGGCTGCTGTCCGCGGCTTGA
- a CDS encoding chemotaxis protein CheX, whose product MSAPLTNSIQQVVETVWSTLLGLDVQRLPAPPASGVDDAWAGTVRISGAWDGEVRVQCSSELAHRAAAIMFALDRTAISAAQAEDALRELANVTGGNLMEVLPGPCELSMPSVWSGSTVPRQPGSLMLSRVFFDCEGEPLAVVIIRTASAS is encoded by the coding sequence ATGAGTGCCCCGCTCACGAACTCGATCCAGCAGGTGGTCGAGACCGTCTGGTCGACGCTGCTCGGGCTCGACGTCCAGCGGCTGCCGGCGCCGCCGGCGTCCGGCGTCGACGACGCGTGGGCAGGGACGGTTCGCATCAGCGGCGCGTGGGACGGCGAGGTCCGCGTGCAGTGCTCGTCCGAGCTCGCGCACCGGGCCGCCGCCATCATGTTCGCGCTCGACCGCACCGCCATCAGTGCGGCGCAGGCCGAGGACGCGCTGCGCGAGCTCGCGAACGTCACCGGCGGCAACCTGATGGAGGTGCTCCCCGGTCCGTGCGAGCTCTCGATGCCGTCGGTGTGGAGCGGATCGACCGTGCCGCGCCAGCCCGGCAGCCTGATGCTCTCCCGGGTCTTTTTCGACTGCGAAGGTGAGCCACTGGCGGTCGTCATCATTCGGACCGCCTCGGCGAGTTGA
- a CDS encoding chemotaxis protein CheA yields MDPVVEIFFEEAAELLADFEAGLLELEESHGDAELLNRIFRAAHTIKGNAGMLGFEELARFTHGLEFLLEQIRSGARSVTTDVIEALLSAADVVRRMLRTQQTGAEPSTTEIEVAQAVLDRLQAAPVTHGQVATADRHHPKASARPTAGAQITSIRVPIAKVDRLINLVSELVTTQSIVAQGVANFSPDRLAALAESVAQMDRHARALHEHVLAVRMIPVRSLFASFPRLVRDVAAALDKEAVLEISGEDTELDRTVIERIGDPLTHLIRNAVDHGLEPPEERTAAGKPAAGRIRLNAYQQGGNIYIEVSDDGRGLDRDRIVAKAERHGLIAPGHQATDAEVWALIFQPGFSTAEAVTQVSGRGVGMDVVRENVEALGGIITIDTESGRGTSFRIKLPLTLAILDGQAIRVGSQEYIIPLVAIRETIRPERGSVHTVGPGAELVVVHGKPLPVLRLHRVFGVTPGTEDPARGLLMIVEYDGRLAALLVDELLSQQQVVIKSLEANFIKVDGVAGATILGDGRVALILDVAGLIALANTDSARLRAVA; encoded by the coding sequence ATGGATCCCGTGGTGGAGATCTTCTTCGAGGAGGCGGCCGAGCTGCTCGCCGACTTCGAGGCCGGGCTGCTCGAGCTCGAGGAGTCGCACGGGGACGCCGAGCTCCTCAACCGCATCTTCCGCGCCGCCCATACGATCAAGGGCAACGCGGGCATGCTCGGGTTCGAGGAACTCGCCCGCTTCACCCACGGGCTCGAGTTCCTTCTCGAGCAGATCCGCAGCGGCGCACGCTCGGTCACCACGGACGTCATCGAGGCCCTGCTGTCGGCCGCCGACGTCGTGCGCCGGATGCTGCGCACGCAGCAGACCGGCGCCGAGCCGAGCACGACCGAGATCGAGGTCGCGCAGGCGGTCCTCGATCGCCTGCAGGCCGCACCGGTCACCCACGGCCAGGTGGCGACCGCCGATCGGCACCATCCGAAGGCGTCGGCGCGTCCGACCGCGGGCGCGCAGATCACCAGCATCCGCGTCCCCATCGCCAAGGTCGACCGCTTGATCAATCTCGTGAGCGAGCTCGTCACCACGCAGTCGATCGTCGCACAGGGCGTCGCCAACTTCTCGCCCGACCGGCTGGCCGCGCTCGCCGAATCGGTCGCCCAGATGGACCGGCACGCGCGCGCCCTGCACGAGCACGTGCTCGCCGTCCGCATGATTCCCGTTCGATCGCTGTTCGCGAGCTTTCCGCGCCTGGTGCGCGACGTCGCCGCGGCGCTCGACAAGGAGGCGGTGCTCGAGATCTCGGGCGAGGACACGGAGCTCGACCGGACCGTCATCGAGCGGATCGGCGATCCGCTGACGCACCTGATCCGCAACGCCGTGGACCACGGCCTCGAGCCGCCCGAGGAGCGCACGGCGGCCGGCAAACCCGCCGCGGGCCGCATCCGCCTGAACGCCTACCAACAGGGCGGCAACATCTACATCGAGGTCTCCGACGACGGGCGCGGCCTCGACCGCGACCGCATCGTCGCCAAGGCGGAGCGGCACGGCCTCATCGCCCCCGGCCACCAGGCCACCGACGCCGAGGTCTGGGCACTCATCTTCCAGCCCGGGTTCTCGACTGCGGAGGCGGTGACGCAGGTTTCCGGCCGTGGCGTCGGCATGGACGTGGTGCGCGAGAACGTCGAAGCGCTCGGCGGGATCATCACCATCGACACCGAGTCCGGCCGCGGCACGAGCTTCCGCATCAAGCTGCCGCTCACGCTGGCGATCCTCGACGGCCAGGCCATCCGGGTCGGCTCGCAGGAGTACATCATTCCCCTGGTCGCCATCCGGGAGACCATTCGCCCGGAGCGCGGCAGCGTGCACACGGTCGGCCCCGGCGCCGAGCTGGTGGTGGTGCACGGCAAGCCCCTCCCCGTCCTGCGGCTCCACCGCGTGTTCGGTGTGACGCCCGGGACCGAGGATCCAGCGAGGGGATTGCTCATGATCGTCGAGTACGACGGCCGTCTGGCCGCGTTGCTCGTCGACGAGCTGCTCAGCCAGCAGCAGGTCGTGATCAAGAGCCTCGAGGCCAACTTCATCAAGGTCGACGGCGTCGCCGGCGCCACGATCCTGGGAGACGGCCGCGTCGCGCTGATCCTCGACGTCGCGGGTCTGATCGCGCTCGCCAACACCGACTCGGCCCGGCTGCGGGCCGTTGCCTGA
- a CDS encoding methyl-accepting chemotaxis protein, translating to MRQGIGNWTIRTKLLLSFVVVGALVAVVGLLASRRVDAIGNALQEIVQGNQEMAQQSRLRTGMLQQIEAEKNYLLSGYGKYVDVHRKLAHENDELLKALQTSADGDDEKATTLRALAGSYNEYKESFDQVQQMIADQKTDAAIFHSTTRSGAIAEKLISLSDELRDRHEARDQLAAAEARETVRSAHVFMISVSIIAMALAIAFGYLTSRLVTRPVQETCALLQELAQGDGDLTRRLPADRDDEIGQMARWFNTFVEKLHGIVAQVAESAEWTGATAQQLATASQQLSSGAQEQASSLEETAASLEQITATVKQNADNARQANQLATASRETADKGRQVVTSAVGAMGEINHAARQIADIINVIDEIAFQTNLLALNAAVEAARAGEQGRGFAVVAAEVRNLAQRSATAAKEIKGLIQDSATKVETGSGLVDTSGRTLEEIVVSVRRVTDIIAEISAASQEQSQGIDQVNRAVAQMDNVTQATAAQTEQVSATAQSLAAQAEQLQVLVGRFKLGSTRARAVEATGSAPATPELASALPPTAPPSRMPAPAADVKGWAASLDSDFEEF from the coding sequence ATGAGGCAGGGCATTGGGAACTGGACCATCCGGACGAAGCTGCTCTTGAGCTTCGTCGTGGTCGGCGCGCTCGTCGCCGTCGTCGGGCTGCTCGCCAGCCGGCGGGTCGACGCCATCGGCAACGCCCTGCAGGAGATCGTCCAGGGCAACCAGGAGATGGCGCAGCAGAGCCGCCTGCGCACCGGCATGCTGCAGCAGATCGAGGCCGAGAAGAACTATCTCCTCTCCGGCTACGGCAAGTACGTCGACGTCCACCGCAAGCTCGCCCACGAGAACGACGAGCTCTTGAAGGCGCTCCAGACGTCCGCGGACGGTGACGACGAGAAGGCCACGACGCTGCGCGCGCTCGCGGGCTCGTACAACGAATACAAGGAGAGCTTCGACCAGGTCCAGCAGATGATCGCCGATCAGAAGACCGACGCGGCGATCTTCCACTCGACGACCCGCTCGGGCGCGATCGCCGAGAAGCTCATCAGCCTCTCGGACGAGCTGCGGGACCGGCACGAGGCGCGCGACCAGCTCGCGGCGGCGGAGGCGCGCGAGACCGTGCGGAGCGCCCACGTCTTCATGATCTCGGTCTCGATCATCGCGATGGCGCTCGCCATCGCGTTCGGCTACCTGACGAGCCGCCTCGTCACGCGTCCCGTGCAGGAGACCTGCGCGCTGCTGCAGGAGCTCGCCCAGGGCGACGGCGATCTCACCCGGCGCCTGCCCGCCGACCGCGACGACGAGATCGGCCAGATGGCGCGCTGGTTCAACACGTTCGTCGAGAAGCTCCATGGCATCGTCGCGCAGGTGGCCGAATCCGCGGAGTGGACCGGCGCGACGGCCCAGCAGCTCGCCACGGCGAGCCAGCAGCTCTCGAGCGGCGCGCAGGAGCAGGCCTCGAGCCTCGAGGAGACGGCGGCGAGCCTCGAGCAGATCACCGCCACCGTCAAGCAGAACGCCGACAACGCGCGGCAGGCGAACCAGCTCGCGACGGCCTCGCGCGAGACGGCCGACAAGGGACGGCAGGTCGTCACCTCGGCGGTGGGCGCCATGGGCGAGATCAACCACGCCGCCCGGCAGATCGCCGACATCATCAACGTGATCGACGAGATCGCGTTCCAGACGAACCTCCTGGCGCTCAACGCCGCGGTCGAAGCCGCGCGTGCCGGCGAGCAGGGGCGCGGCTTCGCCGTCGTCGCGGCCGAGGTCCGCAACCTCGCGCAGCGCTCGGCCACGGCGGCCAAGGAGATCAAGGGCCTCATCCAGGACTCCGCCACGAAGGTGGAGACGGGCTCCGGCCTCGTCGACACTTCGGGCCGTACGCTCGAGGAGATCGTCGTCTCCGTGCGACGCGTGACCGACATCATCGCCGAGATCAGCGCCGCCTCGCAGGAGCAGTCCCAAGGCATCGACCAGGTGAACCGCGCCGTCGCGCAGATGGACAACGTCACGCAGGCGACCGCGGCGCAGACCGAGCAGGTGTCGGCGACCGCCCAGTCGCTCGCCGCGCAAGCCGAGCAGCTCCAGGTGCTGGTCGGACGCTTCAAGCTCGGGTCTACGCGGGCGCGAGCGGTCGAAGCCACCGGGAGCGCGCCGGCGACGCCCGAGCTCGCATCCGCCCTGCCCCCCACCGCCCCGCCGTCGCGTATGCCGGCGCCCGCGGCGGACGTGAAGGGCTGGGCGGCCAGCCTCGACTCGGACTTCGAGGAGTTCTGA
- a CDS encoding chemotaxis protein CheW: MARLDPLHNLGSSAADGVQYLTFSLGAEEYGVEILKVQEIKGYTTITPIPSTPPYVKGVMNLRGTIVPVVDLRLRLGMPAAECTPFTVIIVMAVGTKVVGAIVDSVSDVVDVPRDDIQTTPHFGSGVDVRYIAGIAQTGEKLIVLLDVDAVLRSEELPAPLPAS, from the coding sequence ATGGCTCGACTCGATCCGCTCCACAATCTCGGTTCCTCCGCCGCCGACGGCGTCCAGTACCTCACCTTCTCGCTCGGTGCCGAGGAGTACGGTGTCGAGATCCTGAAGGTGCAGGAGATCAAGGGCTACACGACGATCACGCCCATCCCGAGCACGCCACCGTACGTGAAGGGCGTCATGAACCTGCGCGGCACGATCGTCCCGGTCGTCGACCTGCGTCTGCGGCTCGGCATGCCCGCGGCCGAGTGCACGCCGTTCACGGTCATCATCGTGATGGCGGTCGGCACCAAGGTGGTGGGCGCGATCGTCGACAGCGTCTCGGACGTCGTCGACGTGCCGCGCGACGACATCCAGACGACGCCCCACTTCGGTAGCGGCGTGGACGTCCGCTACATCGCGGGCATCGCGCAGACGGGCGAGAAGCTGATCGTCCTGCTCGACGTCGACGCCGTGCTCCGCAGCGAGGAGTTGCCAGCGCCCCTTCCCGCCTCGTGA
- a CDS encoding protein-glutamate O-methyltransferase CheR: MPDAPTQPSSMTGLEFQVFRDLVHRETGIALGPHKRTLLEARLTKRLRALRLPSFSAYLEVLRRHDPQGEERTRFVNAITTNETAFFREQVHFTYLASEWLPARRARASATGDRTIRIWAAACSTGEEPYSIAMTILAGMDTLAWDVRILASDIDTDVLDRAAAGVYTNDAAAVVPTPLLHRFFLRGVGPRSGMVRVRPEVRSLVTFRHINLLETPWPIRSRFDLIFCRNVLMYFDRPTQIQIVTRLAQHLVPGGLLALGHAENLLGLATDMRRVTSTIYRHAEAPPA; the protein is encoded by the coding sequence ATGCCCGACGCGCCCACGCAGCCGAGCAGCATGACCGGCCTGGAGTTCCAGGTCTTCCGGGATCTCGTGCATCGCGAGACGGGCATCGCCCTCGGACCCCACAAGCGCACGCTGCTCGAAGCGCGGCTTACCAAGCGGCTGCGGGCGCTGCGCCTGCCGTCGTTCAGCGCCTACCTCGAGGTGCTGCGCCGGCACGACCCCCAGGGCGAGGAGCGCACGCGGTTCGTGAACGCCATCACGACGAACGAGACGGCCTTCTTCCGCGAGCAGGTCCATTTCACCTACCTCGCGTCCGAGTGGCTCCCGGCGCGCCGCGCGCGCGCGTCGGCGACCGGCGACCGCACGATCCGCATCTGGGCCGCGGCCTGCAGCACGGGCGAGGAGCCGTACTCGATCGCCATGACGATCCTCGCCGGCATGGACACCCTCGCCTGGGACGTGCGGATCCTCGCCTCCGACATCGACACCGACGTCCTCGACCGCGCCGCCGCAGGCGTCTACACGAACGATGCGGCGGCCGTCGTGCCGACGCCGCTGCTCCATCGCTTCTTCCTGCGCGGGGTCGGGCCGCGCAGCGGGATGGTCCGCGTCCGCCCCGAGGTGCGGTCGCTCGTCACGTTCCGCCACATCAACCTGCTCGAAACGCCCTGGCCGATCCGCTCGCGCTTCGACCTGATCTTCTGCCGCAACGTGCTCATGTACTTCGACCGGCCGACCCAGATCCAGATCGTCACGCGCCTGGCACAGCACCTGGTTCCGGGCGGGCTGCTCGCGCTGGGGCACGCCGAGAACCTCCTCGGTCTCGCGACCGACATGCGGCGCGTGACCAGCACCATCTATCGGCACGCCGAGGCGCCTCCCGCATGA
- a CDS encoding response regulator — MPSTILIVDDSTTIRAMVRRALEEDRHEVLEASHGAAALAALEQANADLVITDLLMPGMDGLALTRALRASERFRATPILVLTTEGGGSMKEQGRAAGATGWLVKPFQPDVLRQTVRRVLEQRA; from the coding sequence ATGCCATCAACCATCCTGATCGTCGACGATTCGACCACGATCCGCGCCATGGTACGGCGCGCGCTCGAAGAGGATCGCCACGAGGTGCTGGAGGCCTCGCACGGGGCTGCGGCGCTCGCCGCGCTCGAGCAGGCGAACGCCGACCTCGTCATCACGGACCTCTTGATGCCCGGCATGGACGGCCTCGCCTTGACGCGCGCGCTGCGTGCGAGCGAGCGCTTCCGCGCCACGCCGATCCTGGTCCTGACCACCGAGGGCGGCGGCTCGATGAAGGAGCAAGGCCGCGCCGCGGGCGCGACCGGATGGCTCGTGAAGCCCTTCCAACCCGACGTCCTCCGGCAGACGGTCCGGCGCGTCCTCGAGCAGCGCGCGTGA